A stretch of the Panicum virgatum strain AP13 chromosome 9N, P.virgatum_v5, whole genome shotgun sequence genome encodes the following:
- the LOC120691164 gene encoding uncharacterized protein LOC120691164 isoform X1, translating into MEVGGDGGGLPEGRSGELESLLEAIKYSEVLENRIALINQLESSFQYSPDDRSLILDSLTVSWDDSGCLGVSHCMLHKSILQVALKCSCIDMTDCLRHFLALGAKASSWCRKHILWSVESIEESEEVQEEEHSRILPEIISMTLNISIKLLPSAAKCITVDMVHTVGDFILELLSLTESSIADNTKIHGPVTDIARAAPIFLDETAKLCRVYFEAAKADECKMSIPDEDTTVKHSERGLTSEVTRITSSIIQTLCKLGTYAASSGGSQVALLNVSWKGTVSLLQSGKGMIEEKVNVREIILTLLSLSIESLRVAAETWCTPLIKTLGTSEARRAFLPIKFFLINAVRICSAYLSEAMAMYKNIVRCALVITSASILFSKKPQLKAANEALVELLEPTLFVLLDTFMKSSEVTPESKCQLARYFFENEEANGSDHMGQANQGETNLASLDCIFSMDSDVDHRNRALLPAELIVFLHFLNASPWLTEEVVIELSKKLQSLLNILTSEDIYSYVLGFEIPALYGADHSPAIVWQPVYTSLIQAMKTFMLSAVALSAAWNELEAFLLENLFHPHFLCLEIVTELWCFFMRYAETETSINIVNQLFLLLKIVASPEEVLVPLSALRKVAHSVCIILSYASSATVDQVYNCLLNDENPSKSSILHLALVMEGFPFDSLSGGIKELAVKKMFPSFAAYLESYSKNHRAINVPTSSWGVIGFPVHALASALQRCEIKDDSIIDEKSITAMFKFTTSLINMYGTAPDSGKDHLSKHISSMLDIISNMRHLCAISEMERLTLQLHTLFLSTSGNSNAVLSQCKPSMASFMAILGHLNVTEDDANELSSAMWDLYHLLLKERHWALIHLVMDSFGYFAARTSFTQLWKFVPGDAALSYNASTGTSIDENGFMLELRAYLQKEAALHTEGWSEEQFQLLVSEGRALKKLVEAYSEIPVVSEPEKMATTKDASTKKRKVPDGICEGMVLLQNGLKAMRGAFDEADFAELKDRFAAHLSRLEDAVSQIATLSDEI; encoded by the exons ATGGaggtcggcggcgacggcggcggcttgccGGAGGGGAGGAGTGGCGAGCTGGAGTCCCTCCTAGAGGCGATCAAATACTCCGAG GTGCTGGAGAACAGAATTGCACTTATCAACCAACTCGAGAGTTCCTTTCAGTACTCTCCAGATGATCGGAGCCTAATACTTGACAGTCTTACT GTATCTTGGGATGATTCTGGATGTTTAGGTGTATCGCACTGCATGCTACACAAGTCAATTTTGCAGGTTGCTCTGAAATGCTCATGTATAGATATGACTGATTGTCTGAGGCATTTTCTTGCTCTTGGTGCAAAG GCCAGCTCATGGTGTCGAAAACATATCTTGTGGTCTGTCGAATCTATTGAGGAATCTGAAGAGGTCCAAGAGGAAGAGCACTCCAGAATTCTTCCAGAG ATAATTTCAATGACCTTAAATATCTCGATCAAGCTCCTTCCTTCCGCGGCAAAATGCATTACTGTTGATATGGTGCATACTGTTGGTGATTTTATTTTGGAGTTGCTAAGTTTGACGGAAAGCTCAATAGCTGACAACACG AAAATTCACGGACCTGTGACGGACATCGCTAGGGCTGCACCTATTTTTCTAGACGAAACAGCTAAGCTGTGCCGGGTATACTTTGAGGCTGCAAAAGCAGATGAGTGCAAAATGAGCATACCTGATGAAGATACCACTGTCAAACACAGCGAACGAGGTCTTACTAGTGAGGTGACCAGGATTACATCGTCCATTATTCAGACTTTGTGTAAATTGGGAACCTATGCAGCATCCAGTGGTGGAAGCCAGGTGGCTTTACTGAATGTATCGTGGAAAGGCACAGTCTCCTTACTGCAAAGTGGTAAAGGAATGATTGAAGAAAAGGTAAATGTCAGAGAAATCATCTTAACCCTTCTCTCTCTGTCCATAGAATCTCTGAGAGTTGCTGCCGAAACATGGTGCACACCATTAATAAAAACCCTTGGTACCTCTGAAGCCAGAAGGGCATTCCTACCAATAAAGTTTTTCTTAATAAATGCTGTAAGGATTTGTTCAGCATATCTATCTGAAGCGATGGCTATGTACAAGAATATAGTCAGGTGTGCACTTGTGATCACATCGGCAAGCATTTTATTCAGCAAGAAGCCACAGTTGAAAGCAGCAAATGAGGCACTTGTTGAATTATTGGAGCCAACTTTATTTGTTTTATTAGATACATTTATGAAGTCATCTGAAGTTACACCAGAGTCCAAATGTCAGCTTGCACGCTACTTTTTTGAAAATGAAGAAGCTAATGGTTCAGATCACATGGGACAAGCTAATCAGGGAGAGACAAATCTGGCATCACTGGATTGCATTTTCTCTATGGATTCAGATGTTGATCACAGAAATAGAGCACTTTTACCTGCTGAGTTAATTGTGTTTTTGCACTTTCTCAATGCTTCCCCATGGTTGACAGAAGAGGTGGTGATCGAGTTATCCAAAAAGCTACAGAGTCTTCTTAATATCTTAACATCGGAAGACATCTACTCATACGTTCTTGGCTTCGAAATCCCTGCCTTGTACGGTGCAGACCATTCTCCTGCTATTGTTTGGCAACCTGTGTATACTTCTCTCATACAAGCCATGAAGACTTTTATGCTTTCTGCTGTTGCTTTGAGTGCTGCATGGAATGAGTTGGAAGCTTTCTTACTTGAAAACCTTTTCCATCCCCATTTCCTTTGCTTGGAAATTGTTACAGAGCTATGGTGTTTCTTCATGCGTTACGCAGAAACTGAGACTTCAATTAATATAGTTAATCAACTATTCCTTCTATTAAAGATTGTTGCATCACCAGAGGAAGTTCTTGTGCCTCTCAGTGCTCTGCGGAAGGTTGCACATTCAGTGTGCATAATCTTGAGCTATGCATCTTCTGCAACTGTTGATCAAGTATATAATTGTTTGCTGAATGATGAAAACCCTTCCAAGTCCTCAATCTTACACTTAGCATTAGTGATGGAAGGATTTCCTTTCGATTCATTATCTGGTGGTATAAAGGAGCTTGCTGTGAAGAAAATGTTTCCTTCTTTTGCTGCTTATCTGGAGAGCTACTCCAAGAATCATCGAGCAATCAATGTGCCAACTTCAAGCTGGGGTGTGATAGGATTTCCTGTACATGCTCTAGCCTCTGCATTGCAGCGTTG TGAAATAAAGGATGATAGTATCATAGATGAGAAGAGCATCACCGCTATGTTTAAGTTCACCACCTCTCTCATAAACATGTATGGAACTGCACCAGATAGTGGTAAGGATCACCTTTCCAAGCACATTAGCTCCATGTTGGATATTATCTCAAACATGAGGCATCTTTGCGCAATCAGTGAGATGGAGAGGCTGACTTTGCAGTTGCACACTCTGTTCTTGTCCACTTCGGGTAATTCAAATGCAGTGCTGTCTCAGTGCAAACCGTCGATGGCTTCCTTCATGGCAATTCTCGGTCACTTGAATGTTACTGAAGATGATGCTAACGAACTTTCTTCTGCAATGTGGGATCTGTACCATCTCCTGCTGAAGGAACGTCACTGGGCACTCATTCACCTTGTAATGGATTCCTTTGGGTACTTTGCTGCACGCACATCCTTTACACAGCTCTGGAAATTTGTTCCTGGAGACGCTGCCCtttcatacaatgcaagcacagGGACAAGCATAGATGAGAATGGATTCATGCTGGAGCTGAGGGCCTATCTCCAGAAAGAGGCTGCCTTGCACACTGAGGGATGGTCTGAAGAGCAATTCCAGCTCCTAGTTTCAGAGGGGAGAGCGCTGAAGAAACTGGTTGAAGCGTATTCTGAAATTCCAGTAGTCTCCGAGCCTGAGAAAATGGCGACCACGAAGGATGCAAGCACAAAGAAGAGGAAGGTGCCAGATGGCATCTGTGAAGGGATGGTGTTGCTGCAGAATGGTCTCAAGGCCATGCGAGGCGCCTTTGATGAAGCGGATTTTGCAGAGCTGAAGGATAGATTCGCTGCACACTTGTCTCGCCTTGAGGATGCAGTTTCCCAGATTGCTACTTTGTCTGACGAAATCTGA
- the LOC120691164 gene encoding uncharacterized protein LOC120691164 isoform X2, producing the protein MEVGGDGGGLPEGRSGELESLLEAIKYSEVLENRIALINQLESSFQYSPDDRSLILDSLTVSWDDSGCLGVSHCMLHKSILQVALKCSCIDMTDCLRHFLALGAKASSWCRKHILWSVESIEESEEVQEEEHSRILPEIISMTLNISIKLLPSAAKCITVDMVHTVGDFILELLSLTESSIADNTKIHGPVTDIARAAPIFLDETAKLCRVYFEAAKADECKMSIPDEDTTVKHSERGLTSEVTRITSSIIQTLCKLGTYAASSGGSQVALLNVSWKGTVSLLQSGKGMIEEKVNVREIILTLLSLSIESLRVAAETWCTPLIKTLGTSEARRAFLPIKFFLINAVRICSAYLSEAMAMYKNIVRCALVITSASILFSKKPQLKAANEALVELLEPTLFVLLDTFMKSSEVTPESKCQLARYFFENEEANGSDHMGQANQGETNLASLDCIFSMDSDVDHRNRALLPAELIVFLHFLNASPWLTEEVVIELSKKLQSLLNILTSEDIYSYVLGFEIPALYGADHSPAIVWQPVYTSLIQAMKTFMLSAVALSAAWNELEAFLLENLFHPHFLCLEIVTELWCFFMRYAETETSINIVNQLFLLLKIVASPEEVLVPLSALRKVAHSVCIILSYASSATVDQVYNCLLNDENPSKSSILHLALVMEGFPFDSLSGGIKELAVKKMFPSFAAYLESYSKNHRAINVPTSSWGVIGFPVHALASALQRCEIKDDSIIDEKSITAMFKFTTSLINMYGTAPDSVLSQCKPSMASFMAILGHLNVTEDDANELSSAMWDLYHLLLKERHWALIHLVMDSFGYFAARTSFTQLWKFVPGDAALSYNASTGTSIDENGFMLELRAYLQKEAALHTEGWSEEQFQLLVSEGRALKKLVEAYSEIPVVSEPEKMATTKDASTKKRKVPDGICEGMVLLQNGLKAMRGAFDEADFAELKDRFAAHLSRLEDAVSQIATLSDEI; encoded by the exons ATGGaggtcggcggcgacggcggcggcttgccGGAGGGGAGGAGTGGCGAGCTGGAGTCCCTCCTAGAGGCGATCAAATACTCCGAG GTGCTGGAGAACAGAATTGCACTTATCAACCAACTCGAGAGTTCCTTTCAGTACTCTCCAGATGATCGGAGCCTAATACTTGACAGTCTTACT GTATCTTGGGATGATTCTGGATGTTTAGGTGTATCGCACTGCATGCTACACAAGTCAATTTTGCAGGTTGCTCTGAAATGCTCATGTATAGATATGACTGATTGTCTGAGGCATTTTCTTGCTCTTGGTGCAAAG GCCAGCTCATGGTGTCGAAAACATATCTTGTGGTCTGTCGAATCTATTGAGGAATCTGAAGAGGTCCAAGAGGAAGAGCACTCCAGAATTCTTCCAGAG ATAATTTCAATGACCTTAAATATCTCGATCAAGCTCCTTCCTTCCGCGGCAAAATGCATTACTGTTGATATGGTGCATACTGTTGGTGATTTTATTTTGGAGTTGCTAAGTTTGACGGAAAGCTCAATAGCTGACAACACG AAAATTCACGGACCTGTGACGGACATCGCTAGGGCTGCACCTATTTTTCTAGACGAAACAGCTAAGCTGTGCCGGGTATACTTTGAGGCTGCAAAAGCAGATGAGTGCAAAATGAGCATACCTGATGAAGATACCACTGTCAAACACAGCGAACGAGGTCTTACTAGTGAGGTGACCAGGATTACATCGTCCATTATTCAGACTTTGTGTAAATTGGGAACCTATGCAGCATCCAGTGGTGGAAGCCAGGTGGCTTTACTGAATGTATCGTGGAAAGGCACAGTCTCCTTACTGCAAAGTGGTAAAGGAATGATTGAAGAAAAGGTAAATGTCAGAGAAATCATCTTAACCCTTCTCTCTCTGTCCATAGAATCTCTGAGAGTTGCTGCCGAAACATGGTGCACACCATTAATAAAAACCCTTGGTACCTCTGAAGCCAGAAGGGCATTCCTACCAATAAAGTTTTTCTTAATAAATGCTGTAAGGATTTGTTCAGCATATCTATCTGAAGCGATGGCTATGTACAAGAATATAGTCAGGTGTGCACTTGTGATCACATCGGCAAGCATTTTATTCAGCAAGAAGCCACAGTTGAAAGCAGCAAATGAGGCACTTGTTGAATTATTGGAGCCAACTTTATTTGTTTTATTAGATACATTTATGAAGTCATCTGAAGTTACACCAGAGTCCAAATGTCAGCTTGCACGCTACTTTTTTGAAAATGAAGAAGCTAATGGTTCAGATCACATGGGACAAGCTAATCAGGGAGAGACAAATCTGGCATCACTGGATTGCATTTTCTCTATGGATTCAGATGTTGATCACAGAAATAGAGCACTTTTACCTGCTGAGTTAATTGTGTTTTTGCACTTTCTCAATGCTTCCCCATGGTTGACAGAAGAGGTGGTGATCGAGTTATCCAAAAAGCTACAGAGTCTTCTTAATATCTTAACATCGGAAGACATCTACTCATACGTTCTTGGCTTCGAAATCCCTGCCTTGTACGGTGCAGACCATTCTCCTGCTATTGTTTGGCAACCTGTGTATACTTCTCTCATACAAGCCATGAAGACTTTTATGCTTTCTGCTGTTGCTTTGAGTGCTGCATGGAATGAGTTGGAAGCTTTCTTACTTGAAAACCTTTTCCATCCCCATTTCCTTTGCTTGGAAATTGTTACAGAGCTATGGTGTTTCTTCATGCGTTACGCAGAAACTGAGACTTCAATTAATATAGTTAATCAACTATTCCTTCTATTAAAGATTGTTGCATCACCAGAGGAAGTTCTTGTGCCTCTCAGTGCTCTGCGGAAGGTTGCACATTCAGTGTGCATAATCTTGAGCTATGCATCTTCTGCAACTGTTGATCAAGTATATAATTGTTTGCTGAATGATGAAAACCCTTCCAAGTCCTCAATCTTACACTTAGCATTAGTGATGGAAGGATTTCCTTTCGATTCATTATCTGGTGGTATAAAGGAGCTTGCTGTGAAGAAAATGTTTCCTTCTTTTGCTGCTTATCTGGAGAGCTACTCCAAGAATCATCGAGCAATCAATGTGCCAACTTCAAGCTGGGGTGTGATAGGATTTCCTGTACATGCTCTAGCCTCTGCATTGCAGCGTTG TGAAATAAAGGATGATAGTATCATAGATGAGAAGAGCATCACCGCTATGTTTAAGTTCACCACCTCTCTCATAAACATGTATGGAACTGCACCAGATAGTG TGCTGTCTCAGTGCAAACCGTCGATGGCTTCCTTCATGGCAATTCTCGGTCACTTGAATGTTACTGAAGATGATGCTAACGAACTTTCTTCTGCAATGTGGGATCTGTACCATCTCCTGCTGAAGGAACGTCACTGGGCACTCATTCACCTTGTAATGGATTCCTTTGGGTACTTTGCTGCACGCACATCCTTTACACAGCTCTGGAAATTTGTTCCTGGAGACGCTGCCCtttcatacaatgcaagcacagGGACAAGCATAGATGAGAATGGATTCATGCTGGAGCTGAGGGCCTATCTCCAGAAAGAGGCTGCCTTGCACACTGAGGGATGGTCTGAAGAGCAATTCCAGCTCCTAGTTTCAGAGGGGAGAGCGCTGAAGAAACTGGTTGAAGCGTATTCTGAAATTCCAGTAGTCTCCGAGCCTGAGAAAATGGCGACCACGAAGGATGCAAGCACAAAGAAGAGGAAGGTGCCAGATGGCATCTGTGAAGGGATGGTGTTGCTGCAGAATGGTCTCAAGGCCATGCGAGGCGCCTTTGATGAAGCGGATTTTGCAGAGCTGAAGGATAGATTCGCTGCACACTTGTCTCGCCTTGAGGATGCAGTTTCCCAGATTGCTACTTTGTCTGACGAAATCTGA
- the LOC120692819 gene encoding dirigent protein 16-like codes for MLSFPSPAVPLTLLLIITALHVAVIHAQIPAATTTGAAVAATNPQSTSAGGAGGIGAGSPDAPLELYMHDILGGSSPTARPITGLLGNIYNGQVPFARPIGFSAPRNGVAIPNANGQVPTVNGNNGIPLDTGLSGAGFLQPGSGGAAAAPAQVQLGPDGLSLGFGTITVIDDVLTNGPDLGAQPLGRAQGVYVASSADGTSQMMAFTAMMEGGEYGDTINFFGVYKVGTPLCRLSITGGTGKFKGACGFAEVRPLIASGQHVTDGAETLLRITVHLA; via the coding sequence ATGTTGAGCTTCCCATCACCAGCCGTTCCTCTCACCCTTCTTCTCATCATCACGGCGCTCCACGTTGCCGTCATCCATGCACAGATACCTGCCGCAACAACGACCGGCGCCGCGGTCGCCGCGACAAACCCGCAGTCAACGAGTgccggcggtgccggcggcatAGGCGCCGGCAGCCCGGACGCGCCGCTGGAGCTCTACATGCACGACATCCTCGGCGGCTCGAGCCCGACGGCGCGGCCCATCACCGGCTTGCTCGGCAACATCTACAACGGGCAGGTCCCCTTCGCGCGCCCCATCGGCTTCAGCGCGCCGAGGAACGGCGTGGCGATCCCCAACGCCAACGGCCAGGTGCCCACGGTCAATGGCAACAACGGCATCCCGCTGGACACCGGCCTGTCCGGCGCCGGCTTCCTGCAgcccgggagcggcggcgcggccgcggccccggCGCAGGTGCAGCTAGGCCCCGACGGCCTCAGCCTCGGGTTCGGCACCATCACCGTCATCGACGACGTGCTGACGAACGGGCCGGACCTCGGCGCGCAGCCGCTCGGGCGCGCGCAGGGCGTGTACGTGGCGAGCTCCGCCGACGGGACGTCGCAGATGATGGCGTTcacggccatgatggagggcgGCGAGTACGGCGACACCATCAACTTCTTCGGGGTGTACAAGGTGGGCACCCCGCTGTGCCGGCTGTCCATCACCGGCGGCACCGGCAAGTTCAAGGGCGCCTGCGGGTTCGCCGAGGTGCGCCCGCTCATCGCCTCCGGCCAGCACGTCACCGACGGCGCGGAGACGCTGCTGAGGATCACCGTCCATCTCGCTTAA
- the LOC120692818 gene encoding protein PIR-like, with the protein MAIPVEEAIAALSTFSLEDEQPDVQGLAVLLSSERYATNSPIEYSDVAAYRLSLGEDTKAINQLNSLIQEGKEMASLLYTYRSCVKALPQLPDSMKHSQADLYLETYQVLDLEMSRLREIQRWQASAASKLAADMQRFSRPERLVNGPTITHFWSMLKLLDVLLQLDHLKNAKASIPNDFSWYKRTFTQVSSQWQDTDTMREELDDLQIFLSTRWAILLNLHSEMFRTNTVEDILQVLIVFCVESLELDFALLFPERHTLLRVLPVLVVLATSSEKESESLYKRVKINRLLNIFKNDPVIPAFPDLHLSPAAILKELSSYFQNFSSQTRLLSLPAPHEIPPRELQDYQRHYLILNHMGTIRAEHDDFSIRFASAMNQMIMLKSSDGVDNDWSRDIKGNMYDIVIEGFQLLSRWTGRIWEQCAWKFSRPCKEPPISDSQQNATTFFDYEKVVRWNYTAEERRALLELIGYIKSIGLMMQHCDTLVSEALWETIHMEVQDFVQDKLDTMLRTTFRKKKDLSRILSDMRTLSADWMANTSKADPEQHSLHQETEEMRQNTFYPRPVAPTAAQIHCLQFLICELVSGGNMRKPGGLFGNSGSGIPVEDLKQLETFFYKLSFFLHILDYTATIGTLTDLGFLWFREFYLESSRVIQFPIECSLPWMLVDHVIESQDAGLLESILIPFDLYNDSAQHALTCLKQRFLYDEIEAEVDLCFDLLAQKLNEIIFTYYKSCAASTLLDSTFTYACDDGEKYFVKPLRFDAIFKLRRVMVLGRTIDLRSLITQRMNKIFRGNIDFLLERFENGDLCGVVELQQLLDILELTHQSISKFLELDSYSLMLSEMQENLSLVSYSSRFSSQIWSEMQTDFLPNFILCNTTQRFVRSIKGTHHSSQRSSASSGKPYFYCGSHDLTMAYQGLAGLYRDFFGVPHMFAVVKLLGSRSLPAIIRALLDHISSKITGMVPKITALQEALPKSIGLLSFDGGIAGCQKIIHEILTWEAKSEVKTEVLHDLKEIGSALYWMSILDIVLRQIDTTQFMQSAPWLGLVPGNDGQVKHAYSDSTPFTTLLSAATNAVTSSPACPNPSTFLVMSKQAEAASLLYKSNLNSGSVLEYALAFTSAALDRHYSKWSATPKTGFIDITTSKDFYRIFSGLQYSYLEESISNPSKKQEMLGDSVAWAGCTIMYLLGQQQHFELFDFSYQFLNVAEVESATVSHYQSSERTKSPNFLQGYEGILEAMRKARRLNNHVFSMLRARCPLEDKVACAIKPSGAPLHRMKFMNTVSAFETLPQRAT; encoded by the exons CTGCCTGATTCAATGAAGCATAGCCAAGCTGACTTGTATCTGGAAACCTATCAAGTTCTTGACTTGGAAATGAGTCGTTTACGTGAAATTCAGAGATGGCAAGCATCGGCTGCTTCTAAG TTGGCAGCGGACATGCAGAGATTCTCAAGGCCAGAGAGACTGGTTAATGGACCCACAATCACTCATTTTTG GTCTATGCTGAAGTTACTTGATGTCCTACTGCAGCTTGATCATCTCAAGAATGCAAAAGCCAGCATACCTAATGATTTTTCATGGTACAAGAG AACATTTACTCAAGTAAGCAGCCAGTGGCAGGATACTGACACCATGAGAGAAGAGCTAGATGATCTTCAG atttttctgagcacCAGATGGGCCATCTTGTTAAACTTGCATTCTGAGATGTTTCGGACGAATAC CGTAGAGGATATCCTACAGGTTCTTATAGTATTTTGTGTGGAGTCATTGGAGTTGGATTTTGCTCTACTTTTCCCTGAGCGTCATACCCTGCTTCGCGTCCTCCCAGTTTTGGTTGTTCTAGCAACCTCATCAGAGAAGGAGAGCGAGTCACTTTATAAGAGGGTGAAGATAAATCGTCTTCTCAACATTTTTAAG aatgacCCAGTTATCCCAGCATTTCCAGATCTGCATCTCTCTCCCGCTGCAATTTTGAAGGAATTATCatcatattttcaaaatttttctagTCAAACTCGTCTCCTTAGTCTTCCAGCACCTCATGAAATTCCTCCCCGAGAGCTACAAGA TTATCAGAGGCATTACTTGATTTTGAATCACATGGGAACTATCAGAGCTGAGCATGACGACTTCTCTATACGTTTTGCCTCTGCTATGAATCAG ATGATAATGCTCAAGTCATCAGATGGTGTAGATAATGACTGGTCTAGAGATATTAAAGGGAACATGTATGACATTGTCATTGAAGGCTTCCAGCTTCTTAGTCGTTGGACTGGCAGGATTTGGGAACAGTGTGCTTGGAAATTCTCTCGCCCCTGTAAAGAACCACCTATTTCAGATTCTCAACAAAACGCCACGACATTTTTTGACTATGAAAAG GTAGTACGCTGGAACTATACTGCGGAAGAACGAAGGGCTCTGCTTGAATTGATTGGTTACATAAAGAGTATTGGATTGATGATGCAACATTGTGATACTCTAGTTTCTGAAGCTTTGTGGGAAACAATACATATGGAGGTCCAAGATTTTGTGCAGGATAAACTAGATACTATGCTTCGTACAACATTTAGAAAGAAGAAGGACCTTTCTCG GATTCTCTCTGATATGCGAACCCTTTCAGCAGATTGGATGGCCAACACTAGCAAGGCAGACCCAGAGCAGCACTCACTACACCAAGAAACTGAGGAAATGAGACAAAACACATTTTACCCTAGACCAGTTGCACCAACAGCTGCACag ATTCACTGTTTGCAATTTCTTATCTGTGAGCTTGTATCTGGTGGTAATATGAGAAAACCTGGAGGACTATTTGGGAATAGTGGCTCCGGAATACCGGTGGAAGATCTTAAACAACTAGAGACATTTTTCTACAAACTCAGTTTTTTCTTGCATATTTTGGATTATACAG CGACTATTGGTACTCTTACTGATCTTGGGTTTCTTTGGTTCAGAGAATTTTACCTGGAATCTTCCCGTGTCATTCAG TTTCCAATTGAATGCTCGCTCCCATGGATGCTGGTGGACCATGTCATTGAATCACAAGATGCTGGTCTTCTCGAAAGCATTTTGATACCATTTGACCTTTACAATGACTCTGCTCAACATgcactaacttgtctcaagcaGAGATTTCTTTATGATGAAATAGAAGCTGAG GTTGATCTTTGTTTCGATCTTCTTGCTCAGAAGCTTAATGAGATAATATTTACATATTACAAGAGCTGTGCAGCAAG TACTCTTCTTGATAGTACATTTACATACGCATGCGATGATGGTGAGAAGTACTTTGTCAAACCTTTGCGATTTGATGCAATTTTCAAGTTAAGAAGAGTAATG GTTTTGGGGCGGACGATTGACCTAAGAAGCCTAATTACTCAGAGAATGAACAAAATATTCCGGGGAAATATTGATTTTCTTCTTGAGCGCTTTGAAAATGGAGATCTATGTGGTGTTGTG GAACTGCAACAACTGTTGGATATTTTGGAGCTTACACACCAATCAATATCAAAATTTCTTGAATTGGATTCTTACTCCCTTATGCTTAGCGAGATGCAAGAGAATCTTTCACTGGTTTCTTATTCAAGTCGCTTCTCTTCACAG ATATGGAGTGAGATGCAGACAGATTTCTTGCCCAATTTCATCTTATGTAATACCACACAACGGTTTGTTAGATCCATAAAAGGAACTCATCACTCTTCTCAGAGATCAAGTGCATCTAGTGGGAAGCCCTACTTCTATTGTGGATCACAT GATTTGACCATGGCATACCAGGGTCTTGCTGGGTTGTACCGTGACTTTTTTGGAGTTCCTCATATGTTTGCAGTTGTTAAACTGCTTGGTTCCAGATCATTGCCTGCAATCATCCGTGCTTTACTGGATCATATATCGAGTAAG aTTACAGGTATGGTGCCAAAAATAACTGCACTGCAAGAAGCATTGCCAAAATCTATTGGGCTTCTTTCATTTGATGGCGGTATAGCAG GTTGCCAGAAAATAATTCATGAAATATTGACATGGGAAGCAAAATCAGAAGTGAAAACTGAAGTTCTTCATGATCTTAAGGAAATTGGAAGTGCTTTGTACTGGATGAGCATTCTAGACATTGTTTTG AGACAAATCGACACTACACAGTTCATGCAGTCAGCTCCATGGCTGGGACTGGTTCCAGGAAATGATGGGCAAGTGAAGCATGCCTACTCTGATAGTACTCCATTTACCACACTTTTGAGTGCCGCCACCAATGCTGTCACATCAAGCCCTGCATGCCCAAATCCATCTACGTTTCTTGTGATGTCAAAGCAAGCTGAAGCTGCCA GTCTACTGTATAAATCAAATCTCAACTCTGGTAGTGTGCTGGAGTATGCTCTTGCTTTCACAAGTGCTGCCTTGGATAGACACTACAGCAAATGGAGTGCAACTCCAAAGACGGGTTTTATTGACATAACGACTTCAAAGGACTTCTATCGCATTTTTAGTGGTCTTCAGTAT AGTTACTTAGAAGAGAGCATTAGCAATCCTTCAAAGAAACAAGAAATGCTGGGAGATTCTGTAGCATGGGCTGGTTGTACGATCATGTACTTACTGGGACAGCAGCAGCACTTCGAGCTTTTTGATTTCTCCTATCAATTTCTCAATGTGGCAGAAGTAGAAAGCGCAACAGTTTCACATTACCAATCTTCAGAGAGGACTAAAAGTCCAAATTTCTTGCAA GGCTATGAGGGCATCCTTGAAGCGATGAGGAAGGCCAGGAGGCTCAATAACCATGTTTTCTCCATGTTGAGGGCACGCTGCCCCCTCGAGGACAAGGTTGCGTGTGCCATCAAGCCAAGTGGGGCACCTCTTCACCGTATGAAGTTTATGAACACCGTTTCTGCATTCGAGACATTGCCACAAAGAGCCACCTGA